A part of Lacerta agilis isolate rLacAgi1 chromosome 7, rLacAgi1.pri, whole genome shotgun sequence genomic DNA contains:
- the MAK gene encoding serine/threonine-protein kinase MAK isoform X4: MNRYTTMKQLGDGTYGSVLMGKSNESGELVAIKRMKRKFYSWDECMNLREVKSLKKLNHANVIKLKEVIRENDHLYFVFEYMKENLYQLMKDRNKLFPESVIRNIMYQILQGLAFIHKHGFFHRDMKPENLLCMGPELVKIADFGLARELRSQPPYTDYVSTRWYRAPEVLLRSSVYSSPIDIWAVGSIMAELYTLRPLFPGTSEVDEIFKICQVLGTPKKNDWPEGYQLATAMNFRFPQCVSLNLKTLIPNASNEAIQLMCEMLNWDPKKRPTASQALKYPYFQVGQVLGPPPQYLDQKQSHPKSIQAADPKPSLSKLDPVSKLEPVSKPESQSSPEALDKFQLQCVSKNSQQPLQAIQLPQNATNHQPSKQQHSFLPAINKNSTPKQIAIGPSNGAVGLKNCRRRWGQTMLQAMDSWDNLDDSEFGISYSKKPSITMLSEKKTKESLFSVPGCMSPRSGQSGENKVLKRNDSGISTTSAKQYYLKQSRYLPGVNPKNVSSGAASKEGSHGNWNNSMFSKPMAPIAGLSFSRVSAGNPGFVGAAYNTTGYIPSFHKKEVGSAGQRIQLAPLGPSATEYAEYAWKTKAARSQLPGPTYNPAAKGMNILTRPPPVQPIHGRTDWVAKYGGHR; the protein is encoded by the exons ATGAATCGCTACACAACCATGAAGCAACTTGGGGATGGAACATATGGCAGTGTACTGATGGGGAAGAGCAATGAATCAGGGGAGCTTGTGGCCATCAAAAG AATGAAAAGAAAGTTCTACTCTTGGGATGAATGTATGAATCTTAGAGAAGTCAAG TCTCTGAAAAAACTTAATCATGCCAATGTAATAAAGCTGAAAGAAGTTATTCGAGAAAATGACCATCTTTATTTTGTGTTTGAATATATGAAGGAAAATCTCTATCAGCTAATGAAAGACAG AAATAAGTTGTTCCCTGAGTCTGTCATCAGGAACATTATGTACCAGATATTACAAGGGTTAGCTTTCATCCATAAACACG GATTTTTCCACCGGGATATGAAACCTGAAAACCTTCTCTGTATGGGTCCTGAACTTGTTAAAATAGCTGACTTTGGGCTGGCTAGAGAACTTAGATCTCAGCCTCCATATACTGATTATGTTTCCACCAGGTG GTACCGTGCACCTGAGGTTTTACTGCGATCCTCTGTTTATAGTTCTCCTATCGACATATGGGCTGTTGGCAGCATAATGGCTGAACTATACACATTAAGACCACTTTTTCCAGGAACAAGTGAAGTTGATGAAATCTTCAAAATTTGCCAGGTGTTGGGCACTCCAAAGAAG AATGATTGGCCAGAAGGATACCAACTTGCCACTGCAATGAATTTTCGCTTCCCTCAATGTGTCTCCCTAAACTTAAAGACTCTCATTCCAAATGCCAGTAATGAGGCAATACAGCTTATGTGTGAAATGCTGAACTGGGATCCAAAGAAACGGCCTACAGCAAGTCAG GCATTGAAGTATCCTTACTTTCAAGTGGGCCAAGTTTTAGGACCGCCTCCACAATATTTGGATCAGAAACAGTCTCATCCCAAATCAATTCAAGCAGCAGATCCAAAGCCGTCTCTATCCAAGCTGGACCCTGTATCAAAATTAGAACCCGTATCTAAGCCAGAATCTCAGTCTTCACCAGAAGCACTTGATAAgtttcagctgcagtgtgtatCAAAGAATAGCCAGCAGCCCCTCCAGGCAATTCAGTTGCCACAGAATGCAACCAATCATCAACCATCAAAGCAGCagcattccttccttccagccaTCAATAAAAATTCAACACCA AAGCAGATAGCCATAGGACCGTCAAATGGTGCAGTAGGCCTAAAAAATTGTCGGCGCCGATGGGGGCAGACTATGTTACAGGCGATGGATAGCTGGGACAATTTGGATGACTCCGAATTTGGGATTTCGTATTCTAAGAAGCCTAGCATCACCATGTTAagtgaaaagaaaacaaaggaatctCTTTTTAG TGTTCCTGGGTGTATGTCCCCCAGATCTGGCCAATCAGGAGAAAACAAAGTTCTGAAGAGAAATGACTCTGGAATATCCACAACTTCAGCAAAACAGTACTACTTAAAACAGTCAAGATACCTACCTG gtGTAAACCCTAAGAATGTCTCCTCAGGAGCAGCCAGTAAAGAAGGATCTCACGGTAACTGGAATAATTCCATGTTTTCAAAACCGATGGCACCAATTGCAGGACTGTCTTTCAGCAGAGTCAGTGCAG GAAATCCTGGCTTTGTAGGAGCTGCTTACAATACCACTGGATATATTCCTTCCTTTCACAAAAAGGAGGTTGGTTCAGCTGGTCAAAGGATACAACTAGCACCTCTTGGTCCATCAGCAACTG
- the GCM2 gene encoding chorion-specific transcription factor GCMb, whose product MVNMSKDSDYTCSYGMKLTWDINDPKLPQEPKHFDSFQEWPDGYLRFIYSNEDKNAQRHLSGWAMRNTNNHNCQILKKSCLGVVACARNCTLLDGAKLQLRPAICDKARQKQQKKLCPNCNSALELIPCRGHSGYPVTNFWRHEGKAIFFQAKGIHDHPRPESKSETEIRRSALKKQTPPSHSSQKKRLLDFQTGMCFENSSHFHYIHHLGCEEGSEKINIIADTGLPLLAQPHHLFQNTEPYNITYDAASFQEDVLSPLQKHPSRKIYTSKPTCGYECSFPGYISSSLHTFHKDPMDIPGDADHIVLNGLQYHVNSLNAHEKNFDGTHKHHGLKQALAETNYGERIGDGLSQVNVNHPHYSEEYACRYSSHSSLEAPPLQTVITTTTKMSLEAYKPPVTKYGDSLYDPKDLMSCSLAESISGNVCEEISLQDDWGMGKPSEIGEHFLTIDKEEHIASVNKCQDSTDAGKVYTGYEEQTFQFENTEY is encoded by the exons ATGGTTAATATGTCAAAGGACTCAGACTACACCTGCTCCTATGGGATGAAGTTAACCTGGGATATCAATGACCCAAAGTTACCACAG GAGCCCAAGCACTTTGATTCCTTCCAGGAGTGGCCCGATGGCTATTTGCGGTTCATCTACTCCAACGAGGATAAAAACGCACAGCGCCACCTCAGCGGGTGGGCCATGCGCAACACCAACAACCACAACTGCCAAATCCTCAAGAAGTCCTGCCTCGGTGTGGTGGCATGTGCCAGGAACTGCACCCTGTTGGATGGGGCCAAGCTGCAGCTCCGGCCTGCCATTTGCGACAAGGCTCGCCAAAAGCAGCAAA AAAAACTTTGTCCAAACTGCAATTCAGCTCTTGAGTTAATTCCTTGCCGGGGGCACAGCGGCTACCCAGTAACTAACTTCTGGAGACATGAAGGCAAGGCAATATTTTTCCAG GCCAAGGGAATACATGACCACCCTAGGCCAGAGAGTAAATCAGAAACGGAGATCAGAAGAAGTGCCCTTAAAAAGCAAACACCACCTTCTCATTCATCTCAGAAAAAAAGGCTTCTGGATTTTCAG ACAGGAATGTGTTTTGAGAACAGCAGTCACTTTCATTATATTCATCATCTGGGATGTGAAGAAGGATCAGAAAAAATCAACATAATTGCAGATACTGGCTTGCCACTCCTAGCTCAGCCTcaccatttatttcaaaatacagaACCTTATAACATTACCTACGATGCAGCCAGCTTTCAAGAGGATGTGTTATCACCACTTCAGAAGCACCCAAGCCGCAAAATCTATACATCTAAACCAACTTGTGGCTATGAATGCTCATTTCCTGGTTACATCAGTTCCAGTCTGCATACATTTCACAAAGATCCAATGGATATTCCAGGGGATGCTGACCATATTGTGTTGAATGGACTTCAATACCATGTAAATTCACTAAATGCCCATGAAAAGAACTTTGATGGCACCCATAAACACCATGGACTAAAACAGGCCTTAGCTGAAACTAACTACGGAGAAAGGATTGGTGATGGATTGAGTCAAGTCAATGTTAATCATCCCCATTACAGTGAAGAATATGCTTGCAGATATAGCAGTCATTCCTCTTTGGAAGCCCCGCCTTTGCAAACTGTTATAACCACAACTACCAAGATGTCCCTTGAAGCCTACAAGCCTCCTGTGACAAAGTACGGTGACAGTTTATATGATCCAAAAGATCTTATGAGCTGTTCCTTGGCAGAGAGCATTTCAGGGAATGTCTGTGAAGAGATAAGCCTTCAAGACGACTGGGGAATGGGCAAACCAAGTGAGATTGGTGAGCATTTTCTGACAATTGATAAGGAGGAGCATATAGCATCAGTGAATAAATGCCAGGATAGTACTGATGCAGGAAAAGTTTATACTGGATATGAAGAACAAACATTCCAGTTTGAGAATACTGAATACTAA
- the MAK gene encoding serine/threonine-protein kinase MAK isoform X3, translated as MNRYTTMKQLGDGTYGSVLMGKSNESGELVAIKRMKRKFYSWDECMNLREVKSLKKLNHANVIKLKEVIRENDHLYFVFEYMKENLYQLMKDRNKLFPESVIRNIMYQILQGLAFIHKHGFFHRDMKPENLLCMGPELVKIADFGLARELRSQPPYTDYVSTRWYRAPEVLLRSSVYSSPIDIWAVGSIMAELYTLRPLFPGTSEVDEIFKICQVLGTPKKNDWPEGYQLATAMNFRFPQCVSLNLKTLIPNASNEAIQLMCEMLNWDPKKRPTASQALKYPYFQVGQVLGPPPQYLDQKQSHPKSIQAADPKPSLSKLDPVSKLEPVSKPESQSSPEALDKFQLQCVSKNSQQPLQAIQLPQNATNHQPSKQQHSFLPAINKNSTPKQIAIGPSNGAVGLKNCRRRWGQTMLQAMDSWDNLDDSEFGISYSKKPSITMLSEKKTKESLFSVPGCMSPRSGQSGENKVLKRNDSGISTTSAKQYYLKQSRYLPGVNPKNVSSGAASKEGSHGNWNNSMFSKPMAPIAGLSFSRVSAEENLIKPIEKLSCKERVNEKLEDPKGNPGFVGAAYNTTGYIPSFHKKEVGSAGQRIQLAPLGPSATGGSLSPPGYKGCGSGFLERESGPRVWAEQS; from the exons ATGAATCGCTACACAACCATGAAGCAACTTGGGGATGGAACATATGGCAGTGTACTGATGGGGAAGAGCAATGAATCAGGGGAGCTTGTGGCCATCAAAAG AATGAAAAGAAAGTTCTACTCTTGGGATGAATGTATGAATCTTAGAGAAGTCAAG TCTCTGAAAAAACTTAATCATGCCAATGTAATAAAGCTGAAAGAAGTTATTCGAGAAAATGACCATCTTTATTTTGTGTTTGAATATATGAAGGAAAATCTCTATCAGCTAATGAAAGACAG AAATAAGTTGTTCCCTGAGTCTGTCATCAGGAACATTATGTACCAGATATTACAAGGGTTAGCTTTCATCCATAAACACG GATTTTTCCACCGGGATATGAAACCTGAAAACCTTCTCTGTATGGGTCCTGAACTTGTTAAAATAGCTGACTTTGGGCTGGCTAGAGAACTTAGATCTCAGCCTCCATATACTGATTATGTTTCCACCAGGTG GTACCGTGCACCTGAGGTTTTACTGCGATCCTCTGTTTATAGTTCTCCTATCGACATATGGGCTGTTGGCAGCATAATGGCTGAACTATACACATTAAGACCACTTTTTCCAGGAACAAGTGAAGTTGATGAAATCTTCAAAATTTGCCAGGTGTTGGGCACTCCAAAGAAG AATGATTGGCCAGAAGGATACCAACTTGCCACTGCAATGAATTTTCGCTTCCCTCAATGTGTCTCCCTAAACTTAAAGACTCTCATTCCAAATGCCAGTAATGAGGCAATACAGCTTATGTGTGAAATGCTGAACTGGGATCCAAAGAAACGGCCTACAGCAAGTCAG GCATTGAAGTATCCTTACTTTCAAGTGGGCCAAGTTTTAGGACCGCCTCCACAATATTTGGATCAGAAACAGTCTCATCCCAAATCAATTCAAGCAGCAGATCCAAAGCCGTCTCTATCCAAGCTGGACCCTGTATCAAAATTAGAACCCGTATCTAAGCCAGAATCTCAGTCTTCACCAGAAGCACTTGATAAgtttcagctgcagtgtgtatCAAAGAATAGCCAGCAGCCCCTCCAGGCAATTCAGTTGCCACAGAATGCAACCAATCATCAACCATCAAAGCAGCagcattccttccttccagccaTCAATAAAAATTCAACACCA AAGCAGATAGCCATAGGACCGTCAAATGGTGCAGTAGGCCTAAAAAATTGTCGGCGCCGATGGGGGCAGACTATGTTACAGGCGATGGATAGCTGGGACAATTTGGATGACTCCGAATTTGGGATTTCGTATTCTAAGAAGCCTAGCATCACCATGTTAagtgaaaagaaaacaaaggaatctCTTTTTAG TGTTCCTGGGTGTATGTCCCCCAGATCTGGCCAATCAGGAGAAAACAAAGTTCTGAAGAGAAATGACTCTGGAATATCCACAACTTCAGCAAAACAGTACTACTTAAAACAGTCAAGATACCTACCTG gtGTAAACCCTAAGAATGTCTCCTCAGGAGCAGCCAGTAAAGAAGGATCTCACGGTAACTGGAATAATTCCATGTTTTCAAAACCGATGGCACCAATTGCAGGACTGTCTTTCAGCAGAGTCAGTGCAG AAGAAAACTTAATTAAACCAATTGAAAAACTGTCATGCAAAGAAAGAGTGAATGAAAAATTAGAGGACCCAAAAG GAAATCCTGGCTTTGTAGGAGCTGCTTACAATACCACTGGATATATTCCTTCCTTTCACAAAAAGGAGGTTGGTTCAGCTGGTCAAAGGATACAACTAGCACCTCTTGGTCCATCAGCAACTG GTGGCTCGTTATCTCCACCTGGATATAAGGGCTGTGGAAGTGgctttttagagagagagagcggaCCCAGGGTGTGGGCAGAGCAGTCTTGA
- the MAK gene encoding serine/threonine-protein kinase MAK isoform X2 codes for MNRYTTMKQLGDGTYGSVLMGKSNESGELVAIKRMKRKFYSWDECMNLREVKSLKKLNHANVIKLKEVIRENDHLYFVFEYMKENLYQLMKDRNKLFPESVIRNIMYQILQGLAFIHKHGFFHRDMKPENLLCMGPELVKIADFGLARELRSQPPYTDYVSTRWYRAPEVLLRSSVYSSPIDIWAVGSIMAELYTLRPLFPGTSEVDEIFKICQVLGTPKKNDWPEGYQLATAMNFRFPQCVSLNLKTLIPNASNEAIQLMCEMLNWDPKKRPTASQALKYPYFQVGQVLGPPPQYLDQKQSHPKSIQAADPKPSLSKLDPVSKLEPVSKPESQSSPEALDKFQLQCVSKNSQQPLQAIQLPQNATNHQPSKQQHSFLPAINKNSTPKQIAIGPSNGAVGLKNCRRRWGQTMLQAMDSWDNLDDSEFGISYSKKPSITMLSEKKTKESLFSVPGCMSPRSGQSGENKVLKRNDSGISTTSAKQYYLKQSRYLPGVNPKNVSSGAASKEGSHGNWNNSMFSKPMAPIAGLSFSRVSAENLIKPIEKLSCKERVNEKLEDPKGNPGFVGAAYNTTGYIPSFHKKEVGSAGQRIQLAPLGPSATEYAEYAWKTKAARSQLPGPTYNPAAKGMNILTRPPPVQPIHGRTDWVAKYGGHR; via the exons ATGAATCGCTACACAACCATGAAGCAACTTGGGGATGGAACATATGGCAGTGTACTGATGGGGAAGAGCAATGAATCAGGGGAGCTTGTGGCCATCAAAAG AATGAAAAGAAAGTTCTACTCTTGGGATGAATGTATGAATCTTAGAGAAGTCAAG TCTCTGAAAAAACTTAATCATGCCAATGTAATAAAGCTGAAAGAAGTTATTCGAGAAAATGACCATCTTTATTTTGTGTTTGAATATATGAAGGAAAATCTCTATCAGCTAATGAAAGACAG AAATAAGTTGTTCCCTGAGTCTGTCATCAGGAACATTATGTACCAGATATTACAAGGGTTAGCTTTCATCCATAAACACG GATTTTTCCACCGGGATATGAAACCTGAAAACCTTCTCTGTATGGGTCCTGAACTTGTTAAAATAGCTGACTTTGGGCTGGCTAGAGAACTTAGATCTCAGCCTCCATATACTGATTATGTTTCCACCAGGTG GTACCGTGCACCTGAGGTTTTACTGCGATCCTCTGTTTATAGTTCTCCTATCGACATATGGGCTGTTGGCAGCATAATGGCTGAACTATACACATTAAGACCACTTTTTCCAGGAACAAGTGAAGTTGATGAAATCTTCAAAATTTGCCAGGTGTTGGGCACTCCAAAGAAG AATGATTGGCCAGAAGGATACCAACTTGCCACTGCAATGAATTTTCGCTTCCCTCAATGTGTCTCCCTAAACTTAAAGACTCTCATTCCAAATGCCAGTAATGAGGCAATACAGCTTATGTGTGAAATGCTGAACTGGGATCCAAAGAAACGGCCTACAGCAAGTCAG GCATTGAAGTATCCTTACTTTCAAGTGGGCCAAGTTTTAGGACCGCCTCCACAATATTTGGATCAGAAACAGTCTCATCCCAAATCAATTCAAGCAGCAGATCCAAAGCCGTCTCTATCCAAGCTGGACCCTGTATCAAAATTAGAACCCGTATCTAAGCCAGAATCTCAGTCTTCACCAGAAGCACTTGATAAgtttcagctgcagtgtgtatCAAAGAATAGCCAGCAGCCCCTCCAGGCAATTCAGTTGCCACAGAATGCAACCAATCATCAACCATCAAAGCAGCagcattccttccttccagccaTCAATAAAAATTCAACACCA AAGCAGATAGCCATAGGACCGTCAAATGGTGCAGTAGGCCTAAAAAATTGTCGGCGCCGATGGGGGCAGACTATGTTACAGGCGATGGATAGCTGGGACAATTTGGATGACTCCGAATTTGGGATTTCGTATTCTAAGAAGCCTAGCATCACCATGTTAagtgaaaagaaaacaaaggaatctCTTTTTAG TGTTCCTGGGTGTATGTCCCCCAGATCTGGCCAATCAGGAGAAAACAAAGTTCTGAAGAGAAATGACTCTGGAATATCCACAACTTCAGCAAAACAGTACTACTTAAAACAGTCAAGATACCTACCTG gtGTAAACCCTAAGAATGTCTCCTCAGGAGCAGCCAGTAAAGAAGGATCTCACGGTAACTGGAATAATTCCATGTTTTCAAAACCGATGGCACCAATTGCAGGACTGTCTTTCAGCAGAGTCAGTGCAG AAAACTTAATTAAACCAATTGAAAAACTGTCATGCAAAGAAAGAGTGAATGAAAAATTAGAGGACCCAAAAG GAAATCCTGGCTTTGTAGGAGCTGCTTACAATACCACTGGATATATTCCTTCCTTTCACAAAAAGGAGGTTGGTTCAGCTGGTCAAAGGATACAACTAGCACCTCTTGGTCCATCAGCAACTG
- the MAK gene encoding serine/threonine-protein kinase MAK isoform X5, whose translation MYQILQGLAFIHKHGFFHRDMKPENLLCMGPELVKIADFGLARELRSQPPYTDYVSTRWYRAPEVLLRSSVYSSPIDIWAVGSIMAELYTLRPLFPGTSEVDEIFKICQVLGTPKKNDWPEGYQLATAMNFRFPQCVSLNLKTLIPNASNEAIQLMCEMLNWDPKKRPTASQALKYPYFQVGQVLGPPPQYLDQKQSHPKSIQAADPKPSLSKLDPVSKLEPVSKPESQSSPEALDKFQLQCVSKNSQQPLQAIQLPQNATNHQPSKQQHSFLPAINKNSTPKQIAIGPSNGAVGLKNCRRRWGQTMLQAMDSWDNLDDSEFGISYSKKPSITMLSEKKTKESLFSVPGCMSPRSGQSGENKVLKRNDSGISTTSAKQYYLKQSRYLPGVNPKNVSSGAASKEGSHGNWNNSMFSKPMAPIAGLSFSRVSAEENLIKPIEKLSCKERVNEKLEDPKGNPGFVGAAYNTTGYIPSFHKKEVGSAGQRIQLAPLGPSATEYAEYAWKTKAARSQLPGPTYNPAAKGMNILTRPPPVQPIHGRTDWVAKYGGHR comes from the exons ATGTACCAGATATTACAAGGGTTAGCTTTCATCCATAAACACG GATTTTTCCACCGGGATATGAAACCTGAAAACCTTCTCTGTATGGGTCCTGAACTTGTTAAAATAGCTGACTTTGGGCTGGCTAGAGAACTTAGATCTCAGCCTCCATATACTGATTATGTTTCCACCAGGTG GTACCGTGCACCTGAGGTTTTACTGCGATCCTCTGTTTATAGTTCTCCTATCGACATATGGGCTGTTGGCAGCATAATGGCTGAACTATACACATTAAGACCACTTTTTCCAGGAACAAGTGAAGTTGATGAAATCTTCAAAATTTGCCAGGTGTTGGGCACTCCAAAGAAG AATGATTGGCCAGAAGGATACCAACTTGCCACTGCAATGAATTTTCGCTTCCCTCAATGTGTCTCCCTAAACTTAAAGACTCTCATTCCAAATGCCAGTAATGAGGCAATACAGCTTATGTGTGAAATGCTGAACTGGGATCCAAAGAAACGGCCTACAGCAAGTCAG GCATTGAAGTATCCTTACTTTCAAGTGGGCCAAGTTTTAGGACCGCCTCCACAATATTTGGATCAGAAACAGTCTCATCCCAAATCAATTCAAGCAGCAGATCCAAAGCCGTCTCTATCCAAGCTGGACCCTGTATCAAAATTAGAACCCGTATCTAAGCCAGAATCTCAGTCTTCACCAGAAGCACTTGATAAgtttcagctgcagtgtgtatCAAAGAATAGCCAGCAGCCCCTCCAGGCAATTCAGTTGCCACAGAATGCAACCAATCATCAACCATCAAAGCAGCagcattccttccttccagccaTCAATAAAAATTCAACACCA AAGCAGATAGCCATAGGACCGTCAAATGGTGCAGTAGGCCTAAAAAATTGTCGGCGCCGATGGGGGCAGACTATGTTACAGGCGATGGATAGCTGGGACAATTTGGATGACTCCGAATTTGGGATTTCGTATTCTAAGAAGCCTAGCATCACCATGTTAagtgaaaagaaaacaaaggaatctCTTTTTAG TGTTCCTGGGTGTATGTCCCCCAGATCTGGCCAATCAGGAGAAAACAAAGTTCTGAAGAGAAATGACTCTGGAATATCCACAACTTCAGCAAAACAGTACTACTTAAAACAGTCAAGATACCTACCTG gtGTAAACCCTAAGAATGTCTCCTCAGGAGCAGCCAGTAAAGAAGGATCTCACGGTAACTGGAATAATTCCATGTTTTCAAAACCGATGGCACCAATTGCAGGACTGTCTTTCAGCAGAGTCAGTGCAG AAGAAAACTTAATTAAACCAATTGAAAAACTGTCATGCAAAGAAAGAGTGAATGAAAAATTAGAGGACCCAAAAG GAAATCCTGGCTTTGTAGGAGCTGCTTACAATACCACTGGATATATTCCTTCCTTTCACAAAAAGGAGGTTGGTTCAGCTGGTCAAAGGATACAACTAGCACCTCTTGGTCCATCAGCAACTG
- the MAK gene encoding serine/threonine-protein kinase MAK isoform X1: protein MNRYTTMKQLGDGTYGSVLMGKSNESGELVAIKRMKRKFYSWDECMNLREVKSLKKLNHANVIKLKEVIRENDHLYFVFEYMKENLYQLMKDRNKLFPESVIRNIMYQILQGLAFIHKHGFFHRDMKPENLLCMGPELVKIADFGLARELRSQPPYTDYVSTRWYRAPEVLLRSSVYSSPIDIWAVGSIMAELYTLRPLFPGTSEVDEIFKICQVLGTPKKNDWPEGYQLATAMNFRFPQCVSLNLKTLIPNASNEAIQLMCEMLNWDPKKRPTASQALKYPYFQVGQVLGPPPQYLDQKQSHPKSIQAADPKPSLSKLDPVSKLEPVSKPESQSSPEALDKFQLQCVSKNSQQPLQAIQLPQNATNHQPSKQQHSFLPAINKNSTPKQIAIGPSNGAVGLKNCRRRWGQTMLQAMDSWDNLDDSEFGISYSKKPSITMLSEKKTKESLFSVPGCMSPRSGQSGENKVLKRNDSGISTTSAKQYYLKQSRYLPGVNPKNVSSGAASKEGSHGNWNNSMFSKPMAPIAGLSFSRVSAEENLIKPIEKLSCKERVNEKLEDPKGNPGFVGAAYNTTGYIPSFHKKEVGSAGQRIQLAPLGPSATEYAEYAWKTKAARSQLPGPTYNPAAKGMNILTRPPPVQPIHGRTDWVAKYGGHR from the exons ATGAATCGCTACACAACCATGAAGCAACTTGGGGATGGAACATATGGCAGTGTACTGATGGGGAAGAGCAATGAATCAGGGGAGCTTGTGGCCATCAAAAG AATGAAAAGAAAGTTCTACTCTTGGGATGAATGTATGAATCTTAGAGAAGTCAAG TCTCTGAAAAAACTTAATCATGCCAATGTAATAAAGCTGAAAGAAGTTATTCGAGAAAATGACCATCTTTATTTTGTGTTTGAATATATGAAGGAAAATCTCTATCAGCTAATGAAAGACAG AAATAAGTTGTTCCCTGAGTCTGTCATCAGGAACATTATGTACCAGATATTACAAGGGTTAGCTTTCATCCATAAACACG GATTTTTCCACCGGGATATGAAACCTGAAAACCTTCTCTGTATGGGTCCTGAACTTGTTAAAATAGCTGACTTTGGGCTGGCTAGAGAACTTAGATCTCAGCCTCCATATACTGATTATGTTTCCACCAGGTG GTACCGTGCACCTGAGGTTTTACTGCGATCCTCTGTTTATAGTTCTCCTATCGACATATGGGCTGTTGGCAGCATAATGGCTGAACTATACACATTAAGACCACTTTTTCCAGGAACAAGTGAAGTTGATGAAATCTTCAAAATTTGCCAGGTGTTGGGCACTCCAAAGAAG AATGATTGGCCAGAAGGATACCAACTTGCCACTGCAATGAATTTTCGCTTCCCTCAATGTGTCTCCCTAAACTTAAAGACTCTCATTCCAAATGCCAGTAATGAGGCAATACAGCTTATGTGTGAAATGCTGAACTGGGATCCAAAGAAACGGCCTACAGCAAGTCAG GCATTGAAGTATCCTTACTTTCAAGTGGGCCAAGTTTTAGGACCGCCTCCACAATATTTGGATCAGAAACAGTCTCATCCCAAATCAATTCAAGCAGCAGATCCAAAGCCGTCTCTATCCAAGCTGGACCCTGTATCAAAATTAGAACCCGTATCTAAGCCAGAATCTCAGTCTTCACCAGAAGCACTTGATAAgtttcagctgcagtgtgtatCAAAGAATAGCCAGCAGCCCCTCCAGGCAATTCAGTTGCCACAGAATGCAACCAATCATCAACCATCAAAGCAGCagcattccttccttccagccaTCAATAAAAATTCAACACCA AAGCAGATAGCCATAGGACCGTCAAATGGTGCAGTAGGCCTAAAAAATTGTCGGCGCCGATGGGGGCAGACTATGTTACAGGCGATGGATAGCTGGGACAATTTGGATGACTCCGAATTTGGGATTTCGTATTCTAAGAAGCCTAGCATCACCATGTTAagtgaaaagaaaacaaaggaatctCTTTTTAG TGTTCCTGGGTGTATGTCCCCCAGATCTGGCCAATCAGGAGAAAACAAAGTTCTGAAGAGAAATGACTCTGGAATATCCACAACTTCAGCAAAACAGTACTACTTAAAACAGTCAAGATACCTACCTG gtGTAAACCCTAAGAATGTCTCCTCAGGAGCAGCCAGTAAAGAAGGATCTCACGGTAACTGGAATAATTCCATGTTTTCAAAACCGATGGCACCAATTGCAGGACTGTCTTTCAGCAGAGTCAGTGCAG AAGAAAACTTAATTAAACCAATTGAAAAACTGTCATGCAAAGAAAGAGTGAATGAAAAATTAGAGGACCCAAAAG GAAATCCTGGCTTTGTAGGAGCTGCTTACAATACCACTGGATATATTCCTTCCTTTCACAAAAAGGAGGTTGGTTCAGCTGGTCAAAGGATACAACTAGCACCTCTTGGTCCATCAGCAACTG